The Candidatus Pantoea soli genome window below encodes:
- the rhaR gene encoding HTH-type transcriptional activator RhaR: protein MSLILSREDYFPAANLPVAVAERMPQPSFPPHRHAFSEIVIVWRGNGLHVLNDRPWLITCGDVFYIRDNDCHSYDSVNDLALDNILYCRDRFRLALDWDQLLPPQEGDAPSGWRLTTRGMALARSVISQLERESRKSDALSIQLSEALFLQLALILRRHGYASNRPWALPEGEQLDLLMSALLGDISRPFDLARFCQQHQLSERALKQLFRQQTGMTIGHYLRQLQLCQAKYLLRTQACLISEVAARCGFDDSNYFSVVFTRETGLTPSAWRQRFIATPVPGGDRASA, encoded by the coding sequence ATGTCGCTGATCCTGTCGCGTGAGGACTATTTCCCTGCCGCCAACCTGCCTGTCGCCGTGGCGGAGCGCATGCCGCAGCCCTCCTTTCCGCCGCACCGGCATGCGTTCAGCGAGATCGTGATTGTCTGGCGCGGCAACGGCCTGCATGTTCTCAACGATCGCCCGTGGCTGATTACCTGCGGTGATGTGTTTTACATTCGTGACAACGACTGCCACAGCTATGACAGCGTCAACGACCTGGCGCTGGACAATATTCTTTACTGCCGCGATCGCTTTCGTCTCGCACTTGACTGGGATCAGCTGCTGCCACCGCAGGAGGGCGATGCGCCGTCCGGCTGGCGCCTGACCACGCGCGGCATGGCGCTGGCGCGGAGCGTGATCAGTCAGCTGGAGCGGGAAAGCCGTAAAAGTGACGCGTTGTCGATTCAGCTTTCCGAAGCGCTTTTCCTGCAGCTGGCGCTGATTCTGCGCCGTCACGGTTATGCATCCAACCGGCCGTGGGCGTTGCCGGAGGGCGAGCAGCTTGATTTACTGATGTCCGCGCTGCTGGGTGACATCAGCCGCCCGTTTGATCTGGCCCGCTTTTGTCAGCAGCATCAGCTCAGCGAGCGCGCGCTGAAGCAGCTGTTTCGCCAGCAGACCGGCATGACGATTGGTCACTACCTGCGTCAGTTGCAGCTATGTCAGGCGAAATACCTGCTGCGCACGCAGGCGTGTCTTATCAGCGAAGTGGCCGCGCGCTGCGGCTTTGATGACAGTAACTATTTTTCTGTGGTGTTTACCCGCGAAACGGGCCTGACGCCCAGCGCCTGGCGCCAGCGCTTTATCGCCACGCCCGTGCCCGGCGGCGATCGTGCCAGCGCCTGA
- the rhaT gene encoding L-rhamnose/proton symporter RhaT has protein sequence MNSAIIAGIFWHLVGAASAACFYAPFKQVKKWSWETMWSVGGIMSWLILPWAVSAVLLPDFRAYYSSFSLSQLLPVFLFGAMWGVGNINYGLTMRYLGMSMGIGIAIGITLVVGTLMTPLLQGRFVALFSSAGGRLTLLGVLVALVGVAIVSRAGLLKERALGINAEEFNLKKGLLLAIICGIFSAGMSFAMDAAKPMHEAAASLGINPLYVALPSYVVIMGGGAVVNLAYCFIRLAIRPELSVRQDFSVAKPLLMANIAFAILGGTMWYLQFFFYAWGHARIPPQYDFVSWMLHMSLYVLCGGLVGLVLKEWKAAGRRPVSVLSIGCVVIIIAANIVGLGMAV, from the coding sequence ATGAACAGTGCCATTATTGCCGGTATTTTCTGGCATCTGGTGGGTGCCGCCAGTGCCGCATGTTTCTATGCGCCGTTTAAACAGGTGAAAAAGTGGTCATGGGAAACCATGTGGTCGGTCGGTGGCATCATGTCATGGCTGATCCTTCCCTGGGCAGTCAGCGCCGTGCTGCTGCCAGACTTCCGCGCCTATTACAGCAGCTTCAGTCTGTCACAGCTGCTGCCGGTGTTTCTGTTTGGGGCCATGTGGGGCGTGGGAAACATCAATTACGGCCTGACCATGCGTTACCTGGGGATGTCGATGGGTATTGGTATCGCCATCGGCATCACCCTGGTGGTGGGGACGCTGATGACGCCGCTGTTGCAGGGGCGTTTTGTGGCGCTGTTCAGCTCTGCTGGCGGGCGGCTGACGCTGCTCGGGGTGCTGGTGGCGCTGGTCGGCGTGGCAATTGTTTCCCGCGCCGGTTTACTCAAAGAACGCGCGCTGGGAATAAACGCCGAAGAGTTCAATCTGAAAAAAGGGCTGCTGCTGGCGATCATCTGCGGCATCTTCTCTGCCGGGATGTCCTTTGCGATGGATGCGGCTAAACCCATGCATGAAGCCGCGGCCAGTCTGGGCATTAATCCGCTGTATGTGGCGCTGCCGAGCTATGTGGTCATTATGGGCGGCGGGGCAGTCGTTAACCTCGCGTACTGCTTTATTCGTCTGGCAATCCGCCCGGAACTCTCGGTCAGGCAGGACTTCTCCGTCGCAAAACCGCTGCTGATGGCCAATATTGCCTTCGCTATACTGGGCGGCACGATGTGGTACCTGCAGTTCTTCTTTTATGCCTGGGGGCACGCCCGCATTCCGCCACAGTATGATTTTGTCAGCTGGATGCTGCATATGAGCCTTTATGTGTTGTGCGGTGGTCTGGTTGGCCTGGTGCTGAAAGAGTGGAAAGCGGCAGGGCGCCGTCCGGTCAGCGTACTCTCCATCGGCTGCGTGGTGATCATCATCGCTGCCAATATTGTCGGGCTGGGAATGGCCGTCTGA
- a CDS encoding YoaK family small membrane protein: MKIGLLFPIAIIVAGVSFLAWFIASGAMMPGS, translated from the coding sequence ATGAAAATCGGTTTGCTTTTTCCCATTGCGATCATCGTGGCAGGTGTCAGCTTTCTGGCGTGGTTTATCGCCAGCGGTGCCATGATGCCAGGCTCATAA